A region from the Lysobacter sp. BMK333-48F3 genome encodes:
- the cobO gene encoding cob(I)yrinic acid a,c-diamide adenosyltransferase, translating into MSAHGPADDAAESRAGYAATTEERHRERMQRKKELIDRKIARATVERGVLVVNTGNGKGKSSSGFGMLARSLGHGLRCGVVQFIKGSFSTGEEAFFRKFEELDYHVMGEGFTWETQDKQRDIAAAQAAWAVAARMLADPDYDFVLLDELNIALAHRYIALDDVLAATAARPERQHVVITGRGAPDALVEAADTVTEMRMVKHAFKAGIKAQKGIEL; encoded by the coding sequence ATGAGCGCGCACGGGCCTGCCGACGACGCTGCGGAATCGCGCGCCGGCTATGCCGCGACCACCGAGGAGCGCCATCGCGAGCGCATGCAGCGCAAGAAGGAACTGATCGACCGCAAGATCGCCCGCGCCACGGTCGAGCGCGGCGTGCTGGTGGTCAACACCGGCAACGGCAAGGGCAAGAGCTCGTCCGGCTTCGGCATGCTGGCGCGCTCGCTCGGCCACGGCCTGCGCTGCGGCGTGGTGCAGTTCATCAAGGGCAGTTTCTCGACCGGCGAGGAAGCGTTCTTCCGCAAGTTCGAGGAACTGGACTATCACGTGATGGGCGAGGGCTTCACCTGGGAGACCCAGGACAAGCAGCGCGACATCGCCGCCGCGCAGGCGGCCTGGGCGGTGGCGGCGCGGATGCTGGCCGACCCGGATTACGACTTCGTCCTGCTCGACGAACTCAATATCGCCCTGGCGCACCGCTACATCGCCCTCGACGACGTGCTGGCCGCGACCGCGGCCCGGCCCGAGCGCCAGCACGTGGTGATCACCGGCCGCGGCGCGCCCGACGCGCTGGTCGAGGCCGCCGACACGGTCACCGAGATGCGCATGGTCAAGCATGCGTTCAAGGCGGGGATCAAGGCGCAGAAGGGGATCGAGCTGTGA